In the genome of Mucisphaera calidilacus, one region contains:
- a CDS encoding DUF2064 domain-containing protein, translating to MSSSSDTPDRATVIVMAKPPIAGRVKTRLAESLGEASATEVHRLMLTCVLDRLRHHCPGRHVLALDGYEAGMSGSSSESAEQAAVRATAEEAREIGWEVIGQSAGDLGERLQSAWSATGSGPVAFFGVDSPDVPAEALQRLWEFLENADLAVGPAEDGGFWTLVAKDLPEGIWREVPWGGTAVFNRLWDNLINLEVSRDRFPVWPDVDDLTDLRSLLRRLEGEEEASLVRLRERLEPITNGVASAVESGAEVSPGRDEPDYSTCRVLLVDDNQQNLELLEAYLEPLGCAIDATEDGIDAIKHLEQSTTHHLPDLVLLDVMMPRMSGFEVCRKIKDDPRTRSIPVMMVTALHEIGDVEKAVECGTDDFLSKPVNKMELLTRAKSLLKVRHLKRELEQAEARLLNRG from the coding sequence ATGTCATCATCCTCGGACACCCCAGATCGTGCGACCGTGATCGTGATGGCGAAGCCACCGATTGCGGGTCGCGTCAAGACCCGTCTTGCAGAGAGCCTTGGTGAGGCGTCGGCGACGGAGGTTCACCGCCTGATGCTGACGTGCGTGCTGGACCGGTTGCGGCATCACTGCCCGGGCCGTCACGTTCTGGCGCTGGACGGGTATGAGGCGGGGATGTCGGGTTCGTCGTCGGAGTCGGCGGAGCAGGCGGCGGTTCGAGCGACGGCGGAGGAGGCGCGTGAGATCGGCTGGGAGGTGATTGGTCAGTCGGCCGGCGATCTGGGCGAGCGTCTGCAGTCGGCGTGGTCGGCGACGGGTTCGGGCCCGGTGGCGTTTTTCGGGGTGGATTCGCCTGACGTTCCGGCGGAGGCGTTGCAGCGGCTGTGGGAGTTTCTGGAGAACGCTGATCTGGCGGTGGGTCCTGCGGAGGATGGCGGTTTCTGGACGCTGGTGGCGAAGGATCTGCCTGAGGGGATCTGGCGTGAGGTTCCGTGGGGGGGGACGGCGGTGTTCAACCGTCTGTGGGACAACCTGATCAATCTTGAGGTGTCGCGTGATCGTTTCCCGGTGTGGCCGGACGTTGATGATTTGACGGACCTTCGTTCGCTGCTTCGTCGCCTGGAGGGTGAGGAGGAGGCCTCGCTGGTGCGTCTTCGTGAGCGTCTGGAGCCGATTACGAACGGTGTGGCGTCGGCCGTGGAGAGCGGTGCTGAGGTGTCGCCTGGGCGTGATGAGCCGGATTACTCGACGTGTCGGGTGTTGCTGGTGGACGACAACCAGCAGAACCTCGAGTTGCTGGAGGCGTACCTTGAGCCGTTGGGCTGCGCGATTGACGCGACGGAGGACGGGATTGACGCGATCAAGCATCTGGAGCAGAGCACGACGCATCATCTGCCGGACCTGGTGCTGCTGGACGTGATGATGCCTCGGATGTCGGGTTTTGAGGTTTGCCGGAAGATCAAGGACGACCCTCGGACGCGTTCGATCCCGGTGATGATGGTGACGGCGTTGCACGAGATCGGAGACGTGGAGAAGGCGGTGGAGTGCGGGACGGATGATTTTCTGTCGAAGCCGGTGAACAAGATGGAGTTGCTGACGCGTGCGAAGAGCCTGTTGAAGGTTCGTCATCTCAAGCGTGAGTTGGAGCAGGCGGAGGCTCGGCTGTTGAATCGTGGGTGA
- a CDS encoding flagellin N-terminal helical domain-containing protein, with translation MSRINTNVNSLIAQRILTNQNKELTTTLERLSTGSRINRGGDDPAGLIVSENLRSQKAAIGAAIGNAERAEQVVNIAEGGLQEISTLLLEVQSLVGQTANDAGMSQEEKEANQLQVDSILQTVDRIAEATSFQGTKLLNGNFDFSISGQDSSVVDYEIKSAKLNTGDTRNVQMIVTASAQTAGLYVSLGGTSLDLSSNTATFEFEVAGTKGARQFSFSSGTNTSAVAAQINSFTDVTGVSAVASSTGLYLNSNEYGSTEFVSIDVTDNAGISAANAGVYTMSTTAQFTIDTTSRAALSTITNAVRDEGQDLGAVINGVTATADGLTARISNEFLDVEIELDQAGGTALGAIDAFTITGGGAKFNLGPNVDIGNQVSVGIGNIAARKLGSVSTGYMDQLGAGKSANLVNGDLNAAQEIVNTAIKEVSTTRGRLGAFQKNVIGTTIRALGVTLENTTAAESMIRDTDFAAETANLTRSQILVQATQNALSISNSNPQNVLALL, from the coding sequence ATGAGTCGTATCAACACCAACGTCAACTCTCTGATCGCCCAGCGTATTCTCACGAATCAGAACAAGGAACTGACGACGACGCTCGAGCGTCTGAGCACGGGTTCCCGGATCAACCGTGGTGGTGATGACCCCGCGGGTCTGATCGTCAGTGAGAACCTCCGTTCGCAGAAGGCCGCGATTGGCGCTGCGATCGGCAACGCCGAGCGTGCCGAGCAGGTCGTGAACATTGCGGAGGGTGGTCTTCAGGAGATCAGCACGCTCCTGCTCGAGGTTCAGTCGCTGGTTGGCCAGACGGCGAACGACGCGGGCATGAGTCAGGAAGAGAAGGAAGCGAACCAGCTGCAGGTCGACTCGATTCTGCAGACGGTTGACCGTATTGCGGAGGCGACGAGTTTCCAGGGCACGAAGCTGCTCAACGGCAACTTCGACTTCTCGATCTCGGGCCAGGACAGCAGCGTTGTTGACTATGAGATCAAGTCGGCGAAGCTGAACACGGGTGACACGCGTAACGTTCAGATGATCGTGACGGCCTCGGCGCAGACCGCGGGTCTTTACGTTTCGCTGGGCGGGACGTCGCTGGACCTGAGTTCGAACACGGCGACGTTTGAGTTCGAGGTGGCGGGCACGAAGGGTGCGCGTCAGTTCAGCTTCAGCTCGGGCACGAACACCTCGGCGGTGGCAGCCCAGATCAACTCGTTCACGGACGTGACGGGCGTGTCGGCGGTTGCGTCGAGCACGGGCCTGTACCTGAACTCGAACGAGTATGGCAGCACGGAGTTCGTTTCGATCGACGTGACGGACAATGCGGGCATCTCGGCGGCGAACGCCGGCGTGTACACCATGAGCACCACGGCTCAGTTCACGATCGATACGACGAGCCGCGCGGCGTTGTCGACGATCACCAACGCGGTCCGCGACGAGGGTCAGGACCTGGGTGCGGTGATCAACGGTGTGACGGCGACGGCGGACGGTCTGACGGCACGGATCTCGAACGAGTTCCTCGACGTCGAGATCGAGCTGGACCAGGCCGGCGGCACGGCGTTGGGCGCGATTGACGCGTTCACGATCACCGGCGGCGGCGCGAAGTTCAATCTTGGTCCGAACGTGGACATCGGCAACCAGGTGAGTGTGGGCATCGGCAACATCGCGGCCCGCAAGCTGGGTTCGGTGAGTACGGGTTACATGGATCAGCTGGGTGCCGGCAAGTCGGCGAACCTGGTGAACGGCGACCTGAACGCCGCTCAGGAGATCGTGAACACGGCGATCAAGGAAGTGTCGACGACTCGTGGTCGGCTGGGTGCTTTCCAGAAGAACGTTATCGGAACGACGATCCGAGCTCTGGGTGTGACCCTTGAGAACACGACGGCGGCGGAGTCGATGATCCGCGACACGGACTTCGCGGCTGAGACGGCGAACCTGACGCGGTCGCAGATCCTGGTTCAGGCGACTCAGAACGCGTTGTCGATCTCGAACAGCAACCCTCAGAACGTGCTGGCGCTGCTGTAA
- a CDS encoding flagellin N-terminal helical domain-containing protein, translating to MSRINTNVNSLLAQRVVGQNNGLLNGSLERLSTGLRINRGSDDPAGLIASENLRSEKAAISAAIGNAERADQVVNIAEGGLQEINTLLLEVQSLVGSSANDAGLSTEEREANQLQVDSILQTIDRIASATSFQGTKLLNGTFDFTVSAQATEVLDFQVNAAKLAFQEQRDVQILVTNSAQRAGMFLSLGGTELALSTQDSQFKFEVAGALGSREFTFAQSAATSSIADQVNTFTEVTGVSAVASGTGIVFKSVEFGSAEFVSIQIEEDAAQAGSLNQLVSNNTLAAATGAAAVSTTLGAAEGSNPVRDDGVDVGAIINGVQATSVGRVARINTDFLDVEIELSIGGTQNLGPIDAFTITGGGAKFNLGPNVDILNQVSVGIQNVAARNLGSLTTGFLDELGSSRSANLVDGNLEQAQKITNNSIGQISSLRGRLGAFQKNIVGATIRSLGVALENTSAAESAIRDTDFAEETAELTRSQILVQASQQALGIANSQPQSVLSLLG from the coding sequence ATGAGCCGGATCAACACCAACGTAAATTCGCTTTTGGCGCAGCGTGTCGTCGGACAGAACAACGGACTTTTGAATGGTTCGCTTGAGCGTTTGAGCACGGGTCTTCGGATCAACCGTGGCTCGGACGATCCTGCGGGCCTGATCGCGAGTGAGAACCTTCGTTCCGAGAAAGCGGCCATCTCGGCTGCGATCGGCAATGCCGAGCGTGCCGACCAGGTCGTGAATATCGCTGAGGGCGGTCTGCAGGAGATCAACACGCTCCTGCTGGAGGTTCAGAGCCTGGTCGGGTCTTCGGCCAACGACGCGGGTCTGAGCACCGAGGAGCGTGAGGCGAACCAGCTTCAGGTGGACTCGATTCTCCAGACGATCGACCGGATTGCCTCGGCGACGAGCTTCCAGGGCACGAAGCTGCTCAACGGCACGTTCGACTTCACGGTCTCGGCGCAGGCCACGGAGGTTCTGGACTTCCAGGTGAACGCGGCGAAGCTGGCGTTCCAGGAGCAGCGTGACGTCCAGATTCTGGTGACCAACTCGGCCCAGCGTGCGGGCATGTTCCTGTCGCTTGGCGGCACCGAGCTGGCGTTGTCGACGCAGGACTCGCAGTTCAAGTTTGAGGTTGCGGGTGCGTTGGGTTCGCGTGAGTTCACGTTTGCCCAGAGTGCTGCGACCTCGAGTATTGCCGACCAGGTCAACACGTTTACCGAGGTGACGGGCGTTTCGGCTGTCGCATCGGGCACGGGTATTGTCTTCAAGAGTGTAGAGTTCGGCTCGGCGGAGTTCGTCTCGATCCAGATCGAGGAAGACGCTGCCCAGGCCGGTTCGCTGAATCAGCTCGTGTCGAACAACACGCTGGCTGCGGCGACGGGTGCTGCGGCGGTCTCGACGACGCTTGGGGCGGCTGAGGGCAGCAACCCGGTCCGTGACGATGGCGTGGATGTTGGCGCGATCATCAACGGTGTTCAGGCGACCTCGGTGGGTCGTGTGGCTCGGATCAACACGGACTTCCTGGATGTTGAGATCGAGCTGAGCATCGGCGGCACGCAGAACCTGGGTCCGATCGACGCGTTCACCATCACCGGTGGTGGTGCGAAGTTCAACCTGGGCCCGAACGTTGACATCCTGAACCAGGTGAGTGTCGGCATCCAGAACGTGGCGGCCCGCAACCTCGGTTCGCTGACCACGGGCTTCCTGGACGAGCTTGGCTCGTCGCGGTCGGCCAACCTGGTGGACGGCAACCTTGAGCAGGCTCAGAAGATCACGAACAACTCGATCGGCCAGATTTCGAGTCTGCGAGGGCGTCTAGGTGCGTTCCAGAAGAACATCGTGGGCGCGACGATCCGTTCGCTGGGTGTTGCCCTTGAGAACACCAGTGCGGCCGAGAGTGCGATCCGCGACACGGACTTTGCTGAGGAGACGGCGGAATTGACGCGGTCTCAGATCCTGGTCCAGGCGTCGCAGCAGGCTCTTGGTATCGCGAATAGTCAGCCTCAGTCGGTCTTGTCGCTGCTGGGATAA
- the scpB gene encoding SMC-Scp complex subunit ScpB: MTTSSKTTDAAASLLSRVEAVLITSDRSLSTSRLVELVGEEASSGVTEAIERLNEQYAATGRVFRIEQVASGWQVLTLPEHAEVIAKAQKTKAQTRLSASAMETLSVIAYRQPVIRAEVEAIRGVGCGEMIRQLMERQLVKVVGRAEEIGRPMLYGTTKRFLEVFGLVSLKDLPQRETLVPKERKASKPAASAEAEASEDAASGVEASGEVASERGEVEA, encoded by the coding sequence ATGACAACTTCATCGAAGACGACGGACGCGGCGGCATCTCTGCTGTCGCGGGTTGAGGCGGTTCTGATCACGTCGGACCGTTCGTTGAGTACGTCTCGGCTGGTGGAGCTGGTGGGTGAGGAAGCGTCCTCGGGGGTGACCGAGGCGATCGAGCGTCTGAACGAGCAGTATGCGGCGACGGGTCGTGTGTTTCGGATCGAGCAGGTGGCGAGCGGCTGGCAGGTGCTGACGCTCCCCGAGCACGCGGAGGTGATCGCGAAGGCGCAGAAGACGAAGGCGCAGACGCGGCTGAGTGCGTCGGCGATGGAGACGCTTTCGGTGATTGCGTATCGGCAGCCTGTGATCCGCGCGGAGGTGGAGGCGATCCGTGGTGTGGGTTGCGGTGAGATGATTCGTCAGCTGATGGAGCGTCAGCTGGTGAAGGTGGTGGGGCGTGCGGAGGAGATCGGTCGTCCGATGCTTTACGGGACGACCAAGCGTTTCCTGGAGGTGTTCGGGCTGGTGAGTCTGAAGGACCTGCCACAGCGTGAGACGTTGGTGCCGAAAGAGCGGAAGGCCAGTAAGCCTGCTGCTTCTGCGGAGGCGGAGGCGTCTGAGGACGCGGCATCGGGGGTGGAGGCGTCGGGCGAGGTGGCGTCGGAGCGGGGTGAGGTGGAGGCGTGA
- a CDS encoding lipid-A-disaccharide synthase N-terminal domain-containing protein, translating to MKSSKSVARQRWLMAWAVVMLASLSLLVVSKYGIRVTGKGFEFSDRIIDLHIVDEGSGPMIVLRKAGERQEISPQEFIAEVHHQQAQRTERGFLYKLLDITSWTGMLWVGFGLLAQCLFMSRMIVQWLTSERAGKSVVPESFWWLSLIGSSMLMIYFTWRIEIVGFIGQSTGWLVYARNLWLLGREDAVVPDEPVAEGEVAEVNEAKDHG from the coding sequence ATGAAGTCGTCGAAGAGCGTGGCTCGTCAGCGGTGGCTGATGGCGTGGGCGGTGGTGATGCTGGCGAGCCTGTCGCTGCTGGTGGTGAGCAAGTACGGGATCCGGGTGACGGGCAAGGGCTTTGAGTTTTCCGACCGGATCATCGACCTGCACATTGTGGACGAGGGTTCGGGCCCGATGATCGTTCTGCGGAAGGCGGGCGAGCGTCAGGAGATCTCGCCTCAGGAGTTCATCGCGGAGGTGCATCACCAGCAGGCGCAGCGGACGGAGCGTGGGTTCCTGTACAAGCTGCTGGACATCACGTCGTGGACGGGCATGTTGTGGGTGGGCTTCGGGTTGTTGGCGCAGTGTCTGTTCATGAGCCGGATGATCGTGCAGTGGCTGACGTCGGAGCGTGCGGGCAAGTCGGTGGTGCCTGAGTCGTTCTGGTGGCTGAGTCTGATCGGTTCGTCGATGCTGATGATTTACTTCACGTGGCGTATCGAGATCGTGGGGTTCATCGGTCAGTCGACGGGCTGGCTGGTGTATGCGCGGAATCTGTGGCTGCTGGGGCGTGAGGACGCCGTGGTCCCGGACGAGCCTGTGGCTGAGGGTGAGGTGGCTGAGGTGAACGAAGCGAAGGATCATGGCTGA
- a CDS encoding glycosyltransferase family 2 protein: protein MSVIPELSIVIPALDEEGNVGPLIDEVASRVRDEGVEAELIIVDDGSSDRTLAVLRERQATTPWLRVLHRDEPRGQSAAMAAGIAAARGAYVATLDADLQNDPGDLPVMLRKAKEENIDLVQGDRSANRQDHAIRRWSSAVGRYARGLLVGDHTRDTGCSARVMRAAYAKQIPLQYRGMHRFIPATVRLLGGTIAEVRVSHRARHSGTTKYGLGLLNRGFAGFFDCLAVRWMSNRVRDTSVEEVRAEGEGA from the coding sequence ATGAGCGTAATACCCGAGTTATCGATCGTGATCCCTGCCCTGGACGAGGAGGGGAACGTCGGTCCGTTGATTGACGAGGTGGCGTCACGGGTGCGTGATGAGGGTGTGGAGGCGGAGCTGATCATCGTGGACGACGGTTCGTCGGACCGGACGCTGGCGGTGTTGCGCGAGCGTCAGGCGACGACGCCCTGGCTGCGTGTGCTGCATCGGGACGAGCCTCGGGGTCAGTCGGCGGCGATGGCGGCGGGGATTGCTGCGGCGCGGGGCGCGTACGTGGCGACGCTTGACGCGGATCTCCAGAACGACCCGGGTGACCTGCCGGTGATGCTGCGGAAGGCGAAGGAAGAGAACATCGACCTGGTGCAGGGGGATCGCTCGGCGAATCGTCAGGATCACGCGATCCGCCGGTGGTCGAGCGCGGTCGGCCGTTATGCACGGGGGTTGCTGGTGGGCGATCACACGCGGGACACGGGGTGTTCGGCGCGGGTGATGCGTGCTGCGTATGCGAAGCAGATCCCGCTTCAGTATCGGGGGATGCACCGGTTCATTCCGGCGACGGTGCGGTTGCTGGGCGGGACGATCGCGGAGGTTCGTGTGTCGCACCGGGCGCGTCACTCGGGGACGACGAAGTACGGGTTGGGCCTGCTGAATCGGGGTTTTGCGGGTTTCTTCGACTGCCTGGCGGTCCGGTGGATGAGCAACCGGGTCCGTGACACGTCGGTCGAGGAGGTGCGTGCTGAAGGGGAGGGTGCGTGA
- a CDS encoding DUF58 domain-containing protein, translating to MMPQVSYRWSLTPAGWSYIAATVMVTTSTMLSQANLLFFLTGLLWGALLIDAAWSALGLWGLTVRRWEPSRAIQGEHTPIRYVITRGGLLPMGVVVVREGGVSMPQEAGCVMFLGRRARATTEGVLDPDRRGLLRLATICVRSSFPFGLTRAERRFARVGEILVYPRVYRVDKPLRATSGLWREGGKAELRGVGSGGDFAGLREYRPGDAVRTIDWKRTAKTGKLMVREHTRPVPPRVMLALDVVSGSPNEEECERAIMLAASMVCAAYDHGMPMGLVLVGAEGRVHRPHLSVPHRDQILDTLARMEPGVGGEARRAQQLRPSIWLLASAQGVAPHVPDLLALYGADASRLLDMSVSAMPLDPREASVIRELHGDAA from the coding sequence ATGATGCCACAGGTCTCGTATCGCTGGTCGCTGACGCCCGCGGGCTGGAGTTACATCGCCGCGACGGTGATGGTGACGACGTCGACGATGCTGAGTCAGGCGAACCTGCTGTTTTTTCTGACGGGTTTGTTGTGGGGTGCCCTGTTGATCGACGCGGCGTGGTCGGCGTTGGGTCTGTGGGGTCTGACGGTTCGTCGTTGGGAGCCTTCGCGTGCGATTCAGGGTGAGCACACGCCGATCCGGTATGTGATCACGCGAGGGGGTTTGCTGCCGATGGGCGTGGTTGTGGTTCGTGAGGGCGGGGTGTCGATGCCGCAGGAGGCGGGGTGCGTGATGTTCCTGGGGCGTCGGGCGCGGGCGACGACGGAGGGTGTTCTGGACCCTGATAGGCGGGGCTTGTTGCGTCTGGCGACGATCTGTGTGCGTTCGAGTTTTCCGTTCGGGCTGACGCGTGCGGAGCGGCGTTTTGCGCGTGTGGGCGAGATCCTGGTTTATCCGCGGGTGTACCGGGTGGACAAGCCGCTTCGTGCGACGTCGGGGTTGTGGCGTGAGGGCGGGAAGGCGGAGTTGCGCGGCGTGGGGAGCGGCGGCGATTTTGCGGGGTTGCGGGAGTATCGGCCCGGGGACGCTGTGCGGACGATTGACTGGAAGCGGACGGCGAAGACGGGCAAGCTGATGGTGCGTGAGCACACGCGTCCGGTTCCGCCTCGGGTGATGCTGGCTTTGGACGTGGTGTCGGGTTCGCCGAATGAGGAGGAATGCGAGCGTGCGATCATGCTGGCGGCGTCGATGGTGTGTGCCGCGTATGACCACGGGATGCCTATGGGTCTGGTGCTGGTGGGTGCGGAGGGCCGTGTGCACCGGCCGCACCTGAGTGTTCCGCACCGCGATCAGATTCTGGACACGCTGGCGCGGATGGAGCCGGGTGTGGGTGGTGAGGCTCGTCGGGCGCAGCAGCTGCGTCCGTCGATCTGGCTGCTGGCTTCGGCTCAGGGTGTGGCTCCGCACGTGCCGGACCTGCTGGCGTTGTATGGGGCGGATGCGTCGCGTCTGCTGGACATGAGTGTGAGCGCGATGCCTCTGGATCCTCGTGAGGCGAGCGTGATACGGGAGTTGCACGGCGATGCGGCATGA
- a CDS encoding transglutaminase TgpA family protein: protein MRHDGRRLLFIQVMLGVLTLCIALGDPLLLAGALLVGSFGWWWFEHVVHRRLPGWIVTAGGLAALGMLLFEHLVLKQRMVMAMAHFTLVLQGLLVFGHKRLRDTIALMTISLIQVIIASVVSVSMVFGVLMLSYCFLLTWTLSRLQVELALERRHTGHASREDLPRLSMPVGLRLWTAGVVAGCLVVGLMFFLLIPRSERGPLASRIHASLMESASGYSERVDVTTSPEFQGSDEAVLRLRVTAHGELFRGAGQVYLMRGMVFDQYDAASHQWLRGVDAQARYQHVALKMGQAQLARVTETGGMLEGQVTLRRRTQEGLFTVLPTVSISSPNVAKIEFNPLDQVVRTPQSGTPGGALTYRIQWPFYGRLDVPGAYFDHLDAGPGTNRLMRFSERQADRYARGWPVDEDQIRALALSILERRGLTRDPDLLHHEDDWQIANALASELRDRFRYMRFNPRPKSGVDPVTLFLTGHNTGHCELFASGLAGLCRSVGIPARLVVGYRVSEYNDSGAYYVAREKHAHAWVEVATEPMSGWRPLDGTPVAEIEALHAMENTWSHRLRSYYEYLEFTWIGSIVVYDERARDLLVTWARNVPLAAADLASAFRGLYERLSTWFAMMTGSSLTLWAGIGVGLFGVAVGYLALGLRRDQASLERLGLDEGSWAENRARIRQLRFYLRMIAMLEAHGYRRPSWQTPGAFAEELSEANPLRFGPVIALTDLFYAVRFGGAGLSEADALRAEAHLSALAQGLAVRASRH, encoded by the coding sequence ATGCGGCATGATGGTCGGCGGCTGCTGTTTATCCAGGTGATGCTGGGCGTGCTGACGCTCTGCATCGCGTTGGGCGATCCGCTGCTGCTGGCCGGGGCGTTGCTGGTGGGGTCGTTTGGCTGGTGGTGGTTTGAGCACGTGGTGCACCGTCGGCTGCCGGGGTGGATCGTGACGGCGGGCGGCCTGGCGGCGTTGGGGATGCTGTTGTTTGAGCACCTGGTGTTGAAGCAGCGGATGGTAATGGCGATGGCGCACTTCACGCTGGTGCTTCAGGGGTTGCTGGTGTTCGGGCACAAGCGGCTGCGGGACACGATCGCGTTGATGACGATCAGCCTGATCCAGGTGATCATCGCGAGTGTGGTGAGTGTGTCGATGGTGTTCGGGGTGTTGATGCTGTCGTACTGTTTTCTGCTGACCTGGACGCTGAGTCGTCTTCAGGTGGAGTTGGCGTTGGAGCGTCGTCATACGGGTCATGCGTCGCGAGAGGACCTGCCGAGGCTGTCGATGCCGGTGGGTCTTCGGTTGTGGACGGCGGGGGTGGTAGCGGGTTGTCTGGTGGTGGGGCTCATGTTTTTTCTGCTGATCCCGCGTTCGGAGCGTGGCCCGCTGGCGAGTCGGATCCATGCGTCGCTGATGGAGTCGGCAAGCGGCTACAGCGAGCGTGTGGACGTGACGACGTCGCCTGAGTTCCAGGGCAGCGACGAGGCGGTGCTCCGGCTTCGGGTGACGGCGCACGGGGAGTTGTTCCGGGGTGCGGGTCAGGTGTACCTGATGCGTGGGATGGTGTTTGATCAGTACGACGCGGCGTCGCATCAGTGGTTGCGTGGTGTGGATGCGCAGGCGCGTTACCAGCACGTGGCGTTGAAGATGGGCCAGGCGCAGCTGGCGCGCGTGACCGAGACGGGTGGGATGCTGGAGGGTCAGGTCACGCTGCGTCGTCGCACGCAGGAGGGGTTGTTCACGGTGCTGCCGACGGTCTCGATCTCGAGTCCGAACGTGGCGAAGATCGAGTTCAATCCGCTGGACCAGGTGGTTCGGACGCCTCAGAGCGGGACGCCCGGGGGCGCGTTGACGTACCGGATTCAGTGGCCTTTTTACGGTCGTCTGGACGTGCCGGGTGCATATTTTGATCATCTGGATGCCGGTCCGGGGACGAATCGGCTGATGCGTTTTTCGGAGCGTCAGGCGGACCGTTATGCGCGTGGCTGGCCGGTGGACGAGGATCAGATCCGTGCGTTGGCGTTATCGATTCTGGAGCGTCGCGGGTTGACGCGTGATCCGGATCTGCTGCATCACGAGGATGACTGGCAGATCGCCAACGCGTTGGCTTCGGAACTGCGTGACAGGTTTCGCTACATGCGTTTCAACCCTCGGCCGAAGTCGGGCGTGGACCCGGTGACGCTGTTTCTGACGGGCCACAACACGGGTCATTGCGAATTGTTTGCTTCGGGGCTGGCGGGGCTGTGTCGTTCGGTGGGGATCCCGGCGCGTCTGGTGGTGGGTTATCGGGTGAGTGAGTACAACGACAGTGGCGCGTACTACGTGGCCCGCGAGAAGCATGCGCACGCTTGGGTGGAGGTGGCGACCGAGCCGATGTCGGGGTGGCGTCCGCTGGACGGGACGCCGGTGGCGGAGATCGAGGCGTTGCACGCGATGGAGAACACGTGGTCGCACCGTCTGCGGTCGTACTATGAGTATCTGGAGTTCACGTGGATCGGCAGCATCGTGGTGTATGACGAGCGTGCGCGTGACCTGCTGGTGACGTGGGCCCGGAACGTTCCGCTGGCGGCGGCGGACCTGGCTTCGGCGTTTCGCGGGTTGTACGAGCGTCTGTCGACGTGGTTCGCGATGATGACGGGTTCGTCACTGACGCTCTGGGCGGGTATCGGTGTGGGGTTGTTCGGCGTGGCGGTGGGTTATCTGGCGCTGGGTCTGCGGCGAGATCAGGCTTCACTTGAGCGCCTGGGTCTGGACGAGGGGAGTTGGGCGGAGAACCGTGCGCGGATACGCCAGCTGCGTTTTTATCTGCGGATGATCGCGATGCTGGAGGCGCACGGCTACCGGCGTCCTTCGTGGCAGACGCCTGGGGCGTTCGCGGAGGAGCTGTCGGAGGCGAACCCGCTTCGGTTCGGCCCGGTGATCGCGTTGACGGACCTGTTCTACGCGGTGCGTTTTGGGGGGGCGGGTCTGTCGGAGGCGGATGCCTTGCGTGCGGAGGCCCACCTGTCGGCGCTGGCCCAGGGTCTGGCGGTGCGTGCGTCGCGACACTAG
- a CDS encoding peptidoglycan recognition protein family protein, which produces MPSDGSGQRDGGFLTRRGVLAAVTASLLAGCAGDRYRLGGSGSGEFYIPGEGRASGSAGEARRDWQPAPVPSEPREVRVERPAGDFRGVMPRSTWTKQRPIPNKVQSMSGVQRVTVHHEGWTPVYFTDMRETMDRLALIRKVHVKDRGWGDIGYHFVVDRGGRVWEARPLAYQGAHAGPNGANRHNVGVMLLGNFDKQRPSDEQFAALVHLLRWLRGRYRVATRSIYTHQELNPTACPGRVLQAQMVALRKHAELL; this is translated from the coding sequence ATGCCTTCAGACGGATCGGGACAGCGTGACGGGGGTTTTCTGACGCGTCGCGGTGTTCTGGCTGCAGTGACGGCGTCGTTGCTGGCGGGTTGTGCGGGAGACCGGTACCGGCTGGGCGGCAGTGGGAGCGGTGAGTTTTACATCCCGGGTGAGGGTCGGGCTTCGGGTTCTGCGGGCGAGGCACGGCGTGACTGGCAGCCTGCCCCGGTGCCGAGTGAGCCGCGCGAGGTTCGAGTCGAGCGACCCGCGGGTGATTTTCGGGGCGTGATGCCGCGATCGACGTGGACGAAGCAGCGGCCGATTCCGAACAAGGTTCAGTCGATGTCGGGTGTTCAGCGTGTGACGGTGCACCACGAGGGCTGGACGCCTGTGTATTTCACGGACATGCGTGAGACCATGGATCGTCTGGCGTTGATCCGTAAGGTGCACGTGAAGGATCGCGGGTGGGGTGACATCGGGTATCACTTCGTGGTGGACCGTGGCGGCCGTGTGTGGGAGGCTCGTCCGCTGGCGTATCAGGGGGCGCACGCGGGCCCGAACGGGGCGAATCGGCACAACGTGGGTGTGATGCTGCTGGGGAATTTCGACAAGCAGCGTCCTTCGGACGAGCAGTTTGCGGCGTTGGTTCATCTGCTGCGGTGGTTGCGTGGCCGGTATCGGGTGGCGACGCGGTCGATTTACACGCATCAGGAGCTGAATCCGACGGCGTGTCCGGGCCGGGTTCTTCAGGCTCAGATGGTGGCGTTGCGCAAGCACGCCGAACTGCTCTAA